The sequence below is a genomic window from Candidatus Sungiibacteriota bacterium.
AGCTGGGCGGCATACTTATTTTTATAGACGCCAGTGAGGAACTGCGCTTTAAAAGACGTTGCCTTAACGCCGAAAACGCGGATGAGGAGGGAATGACGCGGGAACAATTTCAAAAACAGGAGCTTGCGCCAACCGAGACCACCATCAGAACCATAGCCAACACCATGGCCGATACTGTTATTATTAACAACGGCACAATTGAGGAACTTGAAGAAAAAGCAAAATTACTCTTAAATACCCATATCCACCCTAAGCTGGCTTAGGAGAAACAAATGGTACCCAATCCCTATCCCGGAAAATTTATCGTGCTGGAGGGTGTTGACGGCTCGGGTAAAACAACCCAAACAGAACTTCTGGTTAACCACATTAGAAATGATGGCCTCGCTGTACTCAAAACCAAAGAGCCAACCGCCGACGGCATTTTCGGAAAACTGGTACGCTTCATTTATACCTGCGAGTCCCGATATGGGGGACTGCCGACTGAACTTGAAAAATGTATAAACGCCCCCACTTATCAGTTGATACGCGAAATGTCCGAGGAGGCCGCGCAACGCCGCCTAAAAGAGTTTGAAGATATTGCCGTTGAGTTAAAACAGGCAAATCACAATCGTCTTCCAAGATTGCTGCAGCTGGGCATGACTTTTGACGGACATGATCATATGGTACGCGAAATTATTCCTGCTCTGGGGCAAGGAATAAATGTTATTTCCGATCGCTGGAGATTTTCCACCCCCGCTTATGCCGCAGCAGACGGTATGCGGTGGCGCGACTTCTGGATCCTGCAGGAGGAAATTCTGAAAGGGACGCTCATCAAACCGGATCTGGTTTTATTTTTGGAAATACCGGTAAGGGTTGGTTTGGAACGCTCGCTGGCCAAACAAGGTGGCCGGACAGAGTACTTTGATACCGCAGAAAGGATGGATAAAATCCAAAAAGCTTATCGCGACCTCTTCTTTGGTCTTAGCCTAGAATCCCTACTGGTTCAGAAACTGGACGGAACGCCGTCTCCGGAAATAGTACACAATCAAATCTGGCGCATGACAGAACCGCTTCTGACCTAACTTATCCACAACCCTCCCTTGAGGGTTGTTTTCCATCTATGCTACTCTGGCACAAGCACATTAAGAGGAAAACACCATGCGCATTGTTGAACCTAGAGTATTTCTAGTGGGAGAAACACGACTGATTGATGAAGAATTCAACGCGTATCTTGAGCACGTCGGCGCACCCGAGTGGCGTTCAATAAAATCGCAACAGTGTCCTGACGCGCCAACCGACATAGAAAAAATGCCCGAGATAATGGGCCGCCTCTGCTACCGAAGCTGGAAGCCCAAGCTTAACCCCAATGTTACCCGAGTGCGCGAGGGCAATGACGAGTACTTAAATAATATCCTTAAATCGGCCCACGGTTCGGTTCTGGAGCATAGCTTCATTAACTTCATCTTTGCCAACGTGAGCCGCGTCTTCACTCACGAACTGGTGCGCCATCGAGTGGGGGTGGCCATATCGCAGGAAAGTCTTAGGTTTGTCCGCCTTGATAACCTTGGCTTCTGGCCGCCTTTGGTGCTTCGCGAGTATGCCGATGCCATAGACATTATGATGAAAACAGTGGGGGAGCTGGAAAAAGTGCAGGTTGAACTGGCTAAAATTCTGAAACTTGACGAACTAACCAAATTTGAACAAAAAAAGAAGCTGACCTCGGCCATGCGCCGCGTTGCCAACATTGGCCTTGCCACCACCATTGGCTGGTCAGCCAACATTCGCACCCTGCGGCACGTGATTGAAATGAGAACAAATCCCGGAGCCGAAGAGGAAATCAGACTAGTATTTGGTCTGGTGGCGGAAAAACTTAAATCCCGCTACCCCAATCTTTTTGGGGACTACACCGTAGAAGTAATTGATGGCTTGCCATGGTATAAAACAGAGTATCGCAAAGTGTAATCTGGCCACCGGCCAGATTTTTTTACAACTAACCCCCCCCCGCGATCGTGGCCGAGAGCTTAATCAAATATCTGTTGACAAAAAACAAGGGGGAGGCTAACATCAATTCAGTTATTTAAATATGCTGGGGGAAGCTCATGCCTTACGTTCCAAGCGAAAAAACATCTCCGCCCGCAGACGATAGAAAAACCCTTGATCCGGCTATTGAAGCCGTTGCGCAAGAAGCCGCAGAGACAATTACGAATAATCTTTCCTTAATTCGGGTGTATAAAAATATATTCCTTTCGGTGGCTAGACTTTTGCGCGGTTTGCTTATAGACGGCCATCTCTCAACTGCTCCTGATGCCGAAGTTAAACTGGCGCAGGCCATATACGAAGTGGGTAAAAAATATGGTTATGAGGGCGCGCAGCTTGGCGAATTGAACTATTCTATTACACGATTTATTCAACGCGTTCCGCAAATCCTGGTAGAGATGGGCAGGTGGAAAGAGAGCGATGAATTGCGCTATTGGTCCGATGCTTCAATGACAGAGGCTTTAATCTGCGCCGCAGATGTTACAAAAGAATGGGGACTTGGAATAGGCGGCGTATTTGAAGATATCAAAGATGAACATAAAGAGCGCGTAAATAAGGCCTATGAAATCGCGCAGATTTTAAAGAGCGGGGACTGCTACGACACGCCTTATTACTCCCGTATAGTGGAGGTGGTGGACGAAGACGGAAATTTGATAGGACATCTATATGTAGCACTTAAGCGCGGTGAATCAACGCTAAATGTTGATCTTTTGCCGTATCAGTTCGTCTTGAGAAAAAAGCCGCTTGCTTAGAACACATCTTTTCCACAGATTTTGAACACGCAACTAACACTTGCGTGCTTTTTTCTATTTTTGTCTAAATTTTGGAGTAGCAACGAACAAAATTTAGTAACAAAAATGAGAACCCCGCCCCAGTTTTGCCACTAATTTCACGTTAAAAACCCGAGCATCATGTAACCACGAATACTATTGCGACGTGCGGTGGCCGGATAGGCCCACCCTCGGTGCGCGAAGCCCCGTCACCAAAATTTCGATTGTTTCTTTGGCTGCCCCGAATAAGCTGGCGGGATAAAGTTAGAGAAGCAGTAGAGTGTTCTTCTCCGGTTGGAGGAAAACATAAGCAGCTATCGAAATTTGGTGCGGGGCGAAGCACGCCGCGATGCACTGGTTGCAAAACTGGTGCGGGGTTGCTACATTTCAGATATGAACCCCGTTAGAAACCGAGTTTTGTGGTCTGTGTATCTTCTGTCCAGCAAGAAAACGGGGAGGTGGTATATTGGGTCTAGTAGAGACTTGCGAAAAAGAATTTTAAGTCATAACTTGGGAAATAGTATATCAACAAAACATGGGATTCAGTGGAAGTTAGTTTATTGTGAAATAGGACTAAATAAAAACGATGCCCGTGCGAGGGAGAAATATCTCAAGTCCGGAATGGGCAGAAGATATTTAAAAAATCGTTTAAAATTCTTTTTCGCACAAGGTTTCTAACGGAGTGAAATCTGTAGTCATTTGCGGCTCACAACGCTATAAAAATGAGATTAAAAATTTCGCGGAGCGTCTCCGCAAACTCGGAGTTCCGGTTGTTTTTGAACCCAACTTTGAACGCCAGCGCAAGAAAATGCTCACCAAAGTAGAGTCAGAACGCCTTAAATCCAAGTCCTACCGCGACCGGGTGCCAGCCATGGTGCATGAGCATTTTGACCGCATCCGCAAAGCCGATGTCTGCTACGTTTATAATAAAGAGGGTTACCTTGGGGTAAACACCACGCTGGAACTTGGTTTTGCCCACGGCAAAAACATGGTGATTTATGCGCTGGAGCCGGAGAAGCCCATTGAACATGGTGGCGAGATTTGCCGCGACATTCTATTTACCGAAATCATTGACAAACCGGACGAGCTTGTGAAAAGATTGATATAGCACTTGCCAGAGAAGTAATATGCCAAAAATCTGCGACAACAAAAGCGTGGGAATACTGGTTTGGAACAAGGGAGAACTCTTAATGATTGAGCGAAGAAAGTACAACTTCGGGTTCGCGATCCCGGCCGGACATCAGGACGGAGATGACCCCGAAACTATCGCGAAAAAAGAACTTTTTGAAGAAGTTGGGCTTAAGACCGGGGGACTGGAAAAAAAACTTGAAATCGGTCTTCCCAATCCCTGCAAAAGAGAAGGCGGCGCGCAGCACGATTGGACCGTATTTGAAGCCAACGGATGGACAGGCGAAATAAAACCGTCTCAGGACGAGACCAAAAGCTACTTCTGGGCCGATCGGAAAAGAATTATTGAGCTCGCCGAACGACTTCAGGAATTTGCTAAATCCCAAGGGATTTCTCTGTCACCGGACGGCCACGACTTGCCTCGTCTGGTTGAAGCCTCCAATACCGACCCTGCTTGGCGGGAAAACCCGGGGCTTGAACCGCCTATGTACTTCTTATTTAAAGAGCTGGGAATTCTTTAATCCCGCGCAAGCGGGATTTGCGTTTTATGAGGATCCGTGATATAGTTATATAATAAATGCCTGTGGGGGTTGAGATGAAGGGTTGGAAAATACACACAAGTCCGGCTTTGATAACCATAGACGAAGACGAACTTCATTCTCTTCGCTATATCTTACTCTTTTGCAGAGAAAAATTTCTTTCCTGCTTCCTGAAAGACAAAGAACACAAAGAAGCAGAACTTCTTTTGTGGGATCTCCCGTTAATCCTTAGGGAAAGTTTTATTCCAAAGATAATGCCCTTGGCGGCCAGACTCTACCTTACCCTTGCTACTCTGGGAATTTCCGCAATTAAACGCCGACAAACGCCGGAGTGCCAACACTGCGGCCGCGATAAAAATTGGCACATTGAATCACTAAAGAAAGTAATTGCCAACCTCAATCCCGTTTATAATAAAAACTAAGACCCGCTGATGCGGGTCTTCTGAATTTAAGGACGTCTGCTGCCGGGGACGTCAAAGCCAAGATGCGGCGAAAGAAGCTTGGGGCGTATACGGTCAATCAGCTGCAGGGCTCGCCACAAAACCCCCAAGGCATCAAGCTCTGTGGTGTCAATTACAACATCAAAGTTGTCTGGAGCAAGGTGGTTTTTCAGACCATACAAACCGTCATAACGCCCCTGCTCAACCAAAACCCTTTTCTCCGTATCTTCCAAGATAGACTCGGTTGTTTTCCCTGAATTTTCTGCCCGTTCCAGCTGACGCAGCGCACCAACTTGGGGGTCAACCACGCAGCAGATGTTTATAAAAATCTTGTCTAGTGCCCGGCCTTCCTCGTGTAATTTTTTTGCTAAAAACCAAGCAATTCTTCCTTCGTGTACTCCACAATCCTTTTTCTCAAGAAACTCCATCTGCACCCAATCAACCAACCGATCAAGTTCTGGGGGAAACTCCGCATAAGCCTGGGTTAACCTAGGCTGGGGGTTTATCAACCCAGACTCCATGGCCCTTGTTACTTCCTGTGGCGGCATAGCCAAAACCATTTCACGCCCCACCTCCTCAATTTTTGCCGTAAGCCAACGAATTACTCCACCGGAGTAATAGGGCGGGGGCCAATTAAGTTTTTTTGCTAGCTTTTTGCCAAACGTGGTAGAGCCAGATCCCGGAAAACCTGTTACCGTAATGCCTAAACGCTGCATGTAAACCCCGTAGCTTTGGTGCTGCCCCAAGCATCCTCTAACTTCTGTGCTAAGTCAATATTTTGTTTTTCCAAAAAATCTGGTATGTTTATGGTGCCATGAAATCCGTAGTCTTTTGCTCAAGTCAAAGGTTCAAAAAAGACATGGAAGAGTTCGTTGCCGAACTTAAACGCTTAGCCAAGGAGCGAGATGCCCACGTTGTTGTTTTTGATCCGGAATTTGAAGATCATCCGCACGAATTCAGAAACCAGCACGAAAAAGACAGATTACAAAACCCCATGTACCGCGCCACGGTTGCCGGCAAGGTTTATGATCATCTTTTCCGTAAAGTACGCGTGGCTGATGTTTGTTTTATCTTCAATAAAAATGGATACATCGGGGCCAACACCTCGGGGGAACTTTTTGCCGCAGCGGCTTTGGGTAAAACCATCTATGCTCTAGACGATCGAACACTCATGGGTTCTTACCCGCATGATCTTTACGAGGAGCCCTCGCCCCGGAAATTAGTCCACGAGGTGATACCAACCCCGGAAGAATTGCTGAAAAGGTTGTTATGAAAAGAATACTAGCCATAGAAACAAGCTGTGACGAAACCGCAATAGCCATTGCGGAATTTTTTGGCCCAAAAAGAAAACCGCAAATCAGAGTTCTTTCCAACATCATCTCCTCACAGGTAAAAATCCATGAAAAATTTGGAGGAGTGGTGCCGAACTTGGCCAAAAGAGAACACCAGCGCAGTCTCGTACCAACTTTATTGCAGGCACTATCTGAAGCCGGGCGAAAAGATTTACGATTTAAGATTTACGATTTAAGAAAAACGCCAAAACAGAAAATTCCTAAATCTAAAGTCTTAAATCTTAAATCTGTGCTGGCGCGCGAGCCGGAGCTTTTTAAACAATTCAATAAACGAATCGTGCCTCTCGTGTCCCCCAAGATAGACGCCATTGCCGTAACCTACGGGCCGGGGCTTGCGCCGGCCTTGTGGGTGGGCGTGAATTTCGCGCGGGCGCTTGCGTATCTTTGGGGCAAACCCCTGATTCCGGTCAATCACATGGCCGGCCATCTCTACTCCGCTTTTTTGCAAAAAAGCGGCGGCCTACAAGCTATCAAATTTCCCGCGCTCGCTCTGCTGGTCAGCGGCGGACACACCGAATTGGTACTTGTGGGGGGCGGCGGAAAATTTAAAATTCTTGGCGAGACATTGGACGATGCGGCTGGCGAGGCATTTGATAAAGTTGCGAGACTTCTTGGGTTAGGGTATCCGGGGGGACCCGAAATTTCTCGGCTTGCCGATCGATTGAAGTCCGACTTCGACGGTTTTGAAGTCGGACTTCAGCGTATTAAACTGCCGCGGCCCATGACAAACTCAAAAGATTATAATTTTTCCTTTTCAGGATTGAAAACTGCGGTGTTTTACCTCGTGCGGGATTTGGGTGTAAAACGCGCGAAGAAACTCCGTCCTTTTATTGCCAAAGAATTTCAAGACGCTGTAGTGGATGTCCTCGTCAAAAAAACCATACGTGCCGCCAAAGAATATAAAGCAAAAACGGTGCTCTTGGGCGGCGGCGTTGCGGCAAACAAGCTTTTGCGCAGGAGACTTATCCGAACTGTAGCCCGCGAACTGTCAAACACCGAGTGTTTGACAGTGCCGCTTGGACTCTCGGGTGATAAT
It includes:
- a CDS encoding GIY-YIG nuclease family protein is translated as MWSVYLLSSKKTGRWYIGSSRDLRKRILSHNLGNSISTKHGIQWKLVYCEIGLNKNDARAREKYLKSGMGRRYLKNRLKFFFAQGF
- the tsaD gene encoding tRNA (adenosine(37)-N6)-threonylcarbamoyltransferase complex transferase subunit TsaD; its protein translation is MKRILAIETSCDETAIAIAEFFGPKRKPQIRVLSNIISSQVKIHEKFGGVVPNLAKREHQRSLVPTLLQALSEAGRKDLRFKIYDLRKTPKQKIPKSKVLNLKSVLAREPELFKQFNKRIVPLVSPKIDAIAVTYGPGLAPALWVGVNFARALAYLWGKPLIPVNHMAGHLYSAFLQKSGGLQAIKFPALALLVSGGHTELVLVGGGGKFKILGETLDDAAGEAFDKVARLLGLGYPGGPEISRLADRLKSDFDGFEVGLQRIKLPRPMTNSKDYNFSFSGLKTAVFYLVRDLGVKRAKKLRPFIAKEFQDAVVDVLVKKTIRAAKEYKAKTVLLGGGVAANKLLRRRLIRTVARELSNTECLTVPLGLSGDNALIIALAAFFAGKKKAPSKIGADANAKL
- a CDS encoding NUDIX hydrolase, with amino-acid sequence MPKICDNKSVGILVWNKGELLMIERRKYNFGFAIPAGHQDGDDPETIAKKELFEEVGLKTGGLEKKLEIGLPNPCKREGGAQHDWTVFEANGWTGEIKPSQDETKSYFWADRKRIIELAERLQEFAKSQGISLSPDGHDLPRLVEASNTDPAWRENPGLEPPMYFLFKELGIL
- the thyX gene encoding FAD-dependent thymidylate synthase — protein: MRIVEPRVFLVGETRLIDEEFNAYLEHVGAPEWRSIKSQQCPDAPTDIEKMPEIMGRLCYRSWKPKLNPNVTRVREGNDEYLNNILKSAHGSVLEHSFINFIFANVSRVFTHELVRHRVGVAISQESLRFVRLDNLGFWPPLVLREYADAIDIMMKTVGELEKVQVELAKILKLDELTKFEQKKKLTSAMRRVANIGLATTIGWSANIRTLRHVIEMRTNPGAEEEIRLVFGLVAEKLKSRYPNLFGDYTVEVIDGLPWYKTEYRKV